The following are encoded in a window of Halorarum salinum genomic DNA:
- a CDS encoding helix-turn-helix transcriptional regulator codes for MSSPDAAEVAPVLARRRECLRALTDGPVRKRDLVDSLDMPRTTLDRAVRELTEAGLVERVSGAVRATGFGREALAAADEYRDTLDGLADASPLLDALPAATPLGAAFLRGARVSVATPPAPDRVVDDLFDSVADADSVRGVAPAALAGHMASFREHASSDGAVPELHVTPAVLRQVVEVRGGAAVESLRRGELDLLSGPVPFDFGLWLADDAEAGVVVYTDTGIRGVAVNDAGEALAWAREQYERVAERGEAVAPEHVADMLDEDRHGASPE; via the coding sequence ATGTCGTCCCCCGACGCGGCCGAGGTCGCCCCGGTGCTCGCCAGGCGGCGCGAGTGCCTCCGGGCGCTGACGGACGGACCGGTCCGCAAACGCGACCTCGTCGACTCGCTGGACATGCCGCGCACCACGCTCGACCGCGCGGTGCGGGAGTTGACGGAGGCCGGCCTGGTAGAGCGCGTTTCCGGCGCGGTACGCGCGACCGGGTTCGGCCGCGAGGCGCTCGCGGCGGCCGACGAGTACAGGGACACGCTCGACGGGCTGGCGGACGCGTCGCCCCTCCTCGACGCGCTTCCCGCCGCCACCCCGCTGGGCGCCGCGTTCCTCCGCGGCGCGAGGGTCAGCGTCGCGACCCCGCCTGCGCCCGACCGGGTCGTCGACGACCTGTTCGACTCCGTGGCCGACGCGGACTCCGTTCGCGGCGTCGCGCCGGCCGCGCTCGCCGGCCACATGGCGTCGTTCCGCGAACACGCGAGTTCGGACGGGGCGGTGCCCGAACTGCACGTGACGCCCGCCGTCCTCCGGCAGGTCGTGGAGGTCCGCGGCGGGGCGGCCGTCGAATCGCTCCGGCGCGGCGAACTCGACCTCCTGAGCGGCCCCGTCCCGTTCGACTTCGGGCTCTGGCTCGCGGACGACGCGGAGGCCGGCGTCGTCGTCTACACCGACACCGGGATCCGGGGCGTCGCGGTGAACGACGCCGGGGAGGCGCTCGCGTGGGCCCGCGAGCAGTACGAACGCGTCGCCGAGCGTGGCGAGGCAGTCGCCCCCGAGCACGTCGCCGACATGCTCGACGAGGATCGGCACGGCGCTTCCCCGGAGTGA